One Serinus canaria isolate serCan28SL12 chromosome Z, serCan2020, whole genome shotgun sequence DNA window includes the following coding sequences:
- the LOC115485137 gene encoding serine/threonine-protein kinase PAK 3-like, producing the protein MIGQVCAAVCTVFTLAYSAYYVTQLTRHLARGWRRACPLGSTAGSATPLAPSVTEEEAEEEQRNIKPPAAVPPQPERAEPLNTRSAIQPGAAGAAWPAAASSPPAAGTSSSGTAQQPETREEQGPKTLRSIVSVGQPMSKYTAFEELGRGGFGAVYKALDTSNGQQVAIKIMSLGEEMSEELAAIEILAVRDNRHPNIVTYFDSYLVDAELWLAMEFMDGGTLFDVLRAVYLEEGQIGAVCRECLQGLHFLHCRQVIHRDIKSGNVLVGMDGSVKLADFGLCAQLSPERSKRSSSVGTPSWMAPEVVRGEAYGPKVDIWSLGIMGLEMVEGEAPYQREARLRVFELIERNGPPKLQNPKHHSALLRDFLRCCLQADEDRRWSAQELLQHPFVTSGDPASSLAALITSAKQVQEDWGGDACA; encoded by the exons ATGATCGGGCAAGTCTGTGCCGCGGTTTGCACCGTCTTTACTCTTGCCTATTCTGCCTACTACGTGACCCAGCTGACTC GTCACCTGGCACGCGGCTGGAGACGAGCCTGTCCTCTG GGCTCAACAGCAGGGTCAGCGACTCCTCTGGCTCCCTCTGTTACTGAGGAAGAGGCTGAAGAGGAGCAAAGGAACATCAagcctccagctgctgtccctccacAGCCGGAACGTGCAGAGCCA CTCAACACCCGCTCTGCAATTCAGCCTGGTGCCGCCGGAGCGGCatggcctgcagcagccagctcacCTCCGGCTGCTGGCACTTCATCCAgcggcacagcccagcagcccgAGACgagagaggagcagggcccGAAGACACTGA GGAGCATTGTGAGTGTGGGCCAGCCAATGAGCAAATACACGGCCTTTGAAGAACTCGGACGAGG GGGGTTTGGAGCTGTTTATAAAGCCCTTGACACCAGCAACGGACAACAG GTGGCCATCAAGATCATGTCGCTTGGGGAGGAGATGTCCGAGGAGCTGGCTGCCATTGAAATCCTGGCCGTGAGGGACAACAGGCATCCCAATATTGTCACCTACTTTGACAG ctACCTGGTGGATGCGGAGCTCTGGCTGGCCATGGAGTTCATGGACGGCGGCACCTTGTTTGATGTGCTCCGGGCAGTGTACCTGGAGGAAGGACAGATAGGTGCTGTCTGTCGGGAG tgcCTGCAAGGACTGCATTTCCTTCATTGCCGCCAAGTCATCCACAGAGACATCAAAAGCGGCAATGTTCTTGTGGGCATGGATGGATCCGTCAAGCTGG CTGACTTTGGCCTTTGcgctcagctcagccctgagcgCAGCAAGCGCAGCTCCAGCGTCGGCACTCCCAGCTGGATGGCACCGGAGGTAGTGAGAGGAGAAGCCTACGGCCCCAAAGTGGACATCTGGTCCCTGGGGATCATGGGGCTGGAAATGGTGGAAGGGGAAGCTCCTTACCAGCGGGAAGCCCGTCTCAGG GTTTTTGAACTGATAGAAAGGAACGGGCCCCCAAAACTGCAGAACCCCAAGCACCACTCGGCTCTCCTGCGCGACTTTCTCcgctgctgcctgcaggcagacgAGGACAGGCGCTGGTCTGCCCAGGAACTCCTGCAg CATCCCTTTGTGACCTCAGGCGATcctgcctccagcctggctgctctgatCACCTCAGCCAAGCAAGTGCAGGAAGACTGGGGAGGAGACGCCTGCGCCTGA
- the LOC115485380 gene encoding serine/threonine-protein kinase PAK 3-like: MDMDAVGYTKLQCLQGLHFLHCRQVIHRDIKSGNVLVGMDGSVKLADFGLCAQLSPERSKRSSSVGTPSWMAPEVVRGEAYGPKVDIWSLGIMGLEMVEGEAPYQREARLRVFELIERNGPPKLQNPKHHSALLRDFLRCCLQADEDRRWSAQELLQHPFVTSGDPASSLAALITSAKQVQEDWGGDACA, encoded by the exons ATGGATATGGATGCAGTGGGATACACAAAGCTTCAG tgcCTGCAAGGACTGCATTTCCTTCATTGCCGCCAAGTCATCCACAGAGACATCAAAAGCGGCAATGTTCTTGTGGGCATGGATGGATCCGTCAAGCTGG CTGACTTTGGCCTTTGcgctcagctcagccctgagcgCAGCAAGCGCAGCTCCAGCGTCGGCACTCCCAGCTGGATGGCACCGGAGGTAGTGAGAGGAGAAGCCTACGGCCCCAAAGTGGACATCTGGTCCCTGGGGATCATGGGGCTGGAAATGGTGGAAGGGGAAGCTCCTTACCAGCGGGAAGCCCGTCTCAGG GTTTTTGAACTGATAGAAAGGAACGGGCCCCCAAAACTGCAGAACCCCAAGCACCACTCGGCTCTCCTGCGCGACTTTCTCcgctgctgcctgcaggcagacgAGGACAGGCGCTGGTCTGCCCAGGAACTCCTGCAg CATCCCTTTGTGACCTCAGGCGATcctgcctccagcctggctgctctgatCACCTCAGCCAAGCAAGTGCAGGAAGACTGGGGAGGAGACGCCTGCGCCTGA